One Streptomyces sp. RPA4-2 genomic window carries:
- a CDS encoding trypsin-like peptidase domain-containing protein: MSVHGQDGPVGAGVLISDSLVLTCAHVVNSALGRAQFDASAAPTVDVVRLRMPHVDRDQDLTAKADQDLWRPPRAHVAQGGAVAAGHFPYFGDLAVLRLTSALPHGAELAPFLPEWEGNEVVALWASGNTATTVRALPRAVTGAWTVLDVTAGTVYPGFSGGPLWDRDRGAVVGIVVATHQSPRGENSATGPLYAIALPTIEAELPALSPVQVPTAGQGAQGLLAALERLLPGADSVVKCEERLSARLSRVSSGQASDHGRLLALALGVRRGVPELLAVVREHLADPAGVRHGWRDAWDGLVHAAKVVSPSETLTAGQRRDLVGLLALCRATDPADLLREVLPYVETPPLVSGLVELTDLFEGYVPSSHPLIPLLLQAVVRIGLAEQSAGNPVAQDLYAWVSRVARHLDVSEAAVGQFREDLRSVPRPGAWARPATAPRIQVELLPVPPGQRFTYQIWVCDGAGRHEVVLVQDSEVSSDKVVEGIRTVLRNEVNEHAELALVEFFVAPPWLRLDVDTWHLRGAEDDDFFLGVVRGVVLRSSERTRDSFAGWKRRTEALTSSNPLVLDQHAVRPGVAQARLESVPDAGIVIMCCEQQDQNKVLRQCLQAGVHTVLWHRQDHDTETAKRLSALMEGISHTDLPESVRLERARALADPDCSTHHGRRLSLLYDGPDHRPPPLAPDAWALTQP; encoded by the coding sequence GTGTCCGTCCACGGGCAGGACGGACCGGTCGGTGCAGGCGTCCTTATCTCCGATTCCCTTGTGCTCACCTGCGCCCATGTCGTCAACAGTGCTCTGGGACGTGCCCAGTTCGACGCCTCTGCCGCACCAACGGTCGATGTGGTGCGGCTGCGGATGCCGCACGTCGACCGGGACCAGGATCTGACCGCCAAGGCCGACCAGGATCTGTGGCGTCCGCCGCGCGCGCATGTCGCACAGGGTGGCGCCGTGGCCGCGGGGCACTTTCCGTACTTCGGCGACCTGGCGGTGCTGAGGCTCACGAGTGCGCTTCCCCACGGCGCAGAGCTGGCGCCTTTCCTGCCCGAGTGGGAGGGGAACGAGGTCGTTGCCCTGTGGGCGAGCGGCAATACCGCGACCACGGTCCGCGCGCTGCCCCGCGCGGTGACCGGTGCCTGGACCGTGCTGGATGTCACCGCCGGCACCGTCTACCCCGGATTCAGCGGTGGGCCGCTTTGGGACCGCGACCGCGGGGCCGTAGTCGGCATCGTGGTCGCCACCCATCAAAGCCCGCGCGGCGAGAATTCGGCGACAGGGCCGCTGTACGCGATCGCGTTGCCCACGATCGAAGCGGAACTGCCCGCCCTCTCGCCGGTTCAGGTGCCCACGGCCGGCCAGGGCGCGCAGGGCCTGCTCGCAGCTCTGGAAAGGCTTCTGCCCGGAGCCGACTCCGTCGTCAAGTGCGAGGAGAGGCTGTCCGCCCGGCTCTCCAGGGTGTCGTCCGGACAGGCGTCCGATCACGGCAGACTGCTCGCTCTGGCCTTGGGCGTACGACGTGGTGTTCCGGAACTTCTTGCCGTGGTACGGGAGCACCTGGCCGACCCGGCGGGTGTCCGTCACGGCTGGCGTGACGCCTGGGACGGACTCGTGCACGCGGCGAAAGTCGTCAGTCCGAGCGAGACCCTGACCGCCGGGCAGCGCAGGGACCTGGTCGGACTGCTCGCGCTGTGCCGTGCCACCGATCCCGCAGATCTGCTGCGCGAGGTCCTTCCGTACGTGGAAACACCTCCGTTGGTCTCGGGGCTCGTGGAACTGACCGATCTGTTCGAGGGATACGTCCCGTCCTCCCATCCGCTGATTCCGTTGCTCCTCCAGGCCGTCGTCAGGATCGGCCTGGCCGAGCAGTCCGCGGGAAACCCCGTGGCGCAGGACCTGTACGCGTGGGTGAGCAGGGTGGCCAGGCACCTGGACGTGTCCGAGGCCGCAGTCGGCCAGTTCCGGGAGGATCTTCGCTCCGTTCCGCGCCCCGGAGCGTGGGCGAGGCCCGCAACAGCGCCCCGTATCCAGGTCGAGTTGCTGCCCGTTCCGCCGGGGCAGCGTTTCACCTACCAGATTTGGGTGTGCGACGGCGCCGGCCGTCATGAGGTCGTCTTGGTCCAGGACTCCGAAGTATCGAGCGACAAGGTAGTCGAGGGCATCCGTACGGTGCTGCGCAACGAGGTGAACGAACACGCCGAGCTGGCCCTGGTCGAGTTCTTCGTAGCTCCGCCCTGGCTGCGGCTCGACGTGGACACCTGGCATCTGCGAGGAGCCGAGGACGACGACTTCTTCCTGGGCGTCGTGCGCGGAGTGGTGTTGCGCAGCTCCGAACGGACGCGGGACAGTTTCGCGGGATGGAAGCGGCGCACCGAGGCACTCACGTCGTCGAACCCCCTCGTGCTCGACCAGCATGCGGTCCGTCCAGGCGTCGCCCAGGCACGACTGGAGTCTGTTCCCGACGCCGGCATCGTCATCATGTGCTGCGAGCAGCAGGACCAGAACAAGGTCCTCAGACAGTGTCTCCAGGCCGGCGTGCACACCGTGCTGTGGCATCGGCAGGATCACGACACCGAGACAGCTAAACGACTCTCTGCCCTGATGGAAGGCATCAGCCACACGGATCTCCCTGAATCGGTACGCCTGGAACGGGCCAGGGCCCTGGCCGATCCCGACTGCTCGACCCACCACGGACGCCGGCTGTCTCTCCTGTACGACGGCCCGGACCATCGACCGCCGCCTCTCGCCCCCGACGCCTGGGCGCTCACCCAGCCCTGA
- a CDS encoding CU044_2847 family protein, producing the protein MTLMGDMNLAFDDGSVVRLHLAPMGNDVPSGPKTPMERSEDNADEPLELPPGFGSAEPVSVNGRAAHALTRGGEALAEALRPLSGVLSEIHQSFTESARRPDEVTVEFGVTLGSDLKLGVFSGSGEASFTVSATWNFTDGSPGGAGRGESSSTDEASPSPVS; encoded by the coding sequence ATGACGCTCATGGGGGACATGAATCTCGCTTTCGACGACGGGTCGGTCGTACGCCTGCACCTCGCTCCGATGGGGAACGACGTCCCGAGCGGACCGAAGACTCCTATGGAGCGATCGGAGGACAACGCGGACGAGCCGCTCGAACTCCCGCCGGGATTCGGCTCGGCGGAGCCCGTCAGTGTCAACGGGCGCGCGGCGCACGCTCTCACTCGGGGCGGTGAGGCGCTCGCCGAGGCGCTACGTCCGCTGAGTGGGGTGCTCTCGGAGATCCATCAGTCGTTCACCGAATCCGCCAGGCGGCCGGACGAGGTGACGGTCGAGTTCGGGGTGACGCTGGGAAGCGACCTCAAACTCGGGGTCTTCTCGGGAAGCGGCGAGGCGAGTTTCACCGTCTCCGCCACCTGGAACTTCACCGACGGATCGCCGGGGGGCGCCGGCCGGGGAGAGTCGTCCTCCACTGACGAGGCATCCCCTTCTCCGGTGTCGTGA